In Papaver somniferum cultivar HN1 unplaced genomic scaffold, ASM357369v1 unplaced-scaffold_135, whole genome shotgun sequence, one DNA window encodes the following:
- the LOC113333920 gene encoding trichohyalin-like isoform X2, translating into MKTRKMAAAAQQEACRYRGNICKILSGDNHLQFCDKHYKFHTDFLRNNPSILKKWHHDLLGSDSTPDLTKKKKRKQAPDQQRSILPPDEERCCRNDGMIWRCKNFRMKTKSYCQQHCTSIFLHNKNRLMKKKKNKKNSGSDFSKKKRNSGSDSNCTKRPGKRQLTDQPSTSNPSTSSDGIVGAGSVKIGAKRKRVERMSGELKSFTGIRETRASKRRKMLMEGGETSNQPATNDNFESDGIVGGASAEIGAKRKRLEKMSGEPKSLTGIRETRASKRWKMLMEGGETSNQPAANDNFESDAIVGGASAEIGSKGKNVERTKGSGEPVIELESVNLYKSNCFELSMEPEKNKVELEKNQVELEKNQVELEKNEVEIEKKKVEVEKNKMEPEKNKMEPEKVEAELEKNEVELETNEVEIEKKKVELEKNKMEPEKNKMEPEKNKMEPEKVKAELEKNEVELETNEVELEKKKVELEKNKMEPEKNKVELEKNEVELETNAVELEMNAVELGKKKLELEKNKMEPEKNKAELEKNEVELEKNEVEREENEVEREKNKVELEKNEVELEKNEVEREKNKMEPEKNKMELEKHEVELEKKKVELEKNKMELEKNEVELETNEVELEKKKVELEKNKMEPEKNKMEPEKVKAELEKNEVELEKKKVELEKNKMEPEMNKVELEKPEKNKVELEKVKAELEKNEVELETNAVELGKKKVEVEKNKMEPEKNKVELEKNEVELEKNEVEREKNKMEPEKNKLELEKHEVELEKNKMELEKNKVDPEKMKVELEKKKVECTEFQDKLAEVEETRKSTSKDENATELWRMKCSNSEILVQRMENENSTIGCVETRISNLVSLVPGNGKESSILRCQELSYSEKIESEARGLQNEITQTGEKQRDENMSKPNAETRGEGSKDSRAYELKAEEKVLNVEEGKGWGCLEERPSQHGSSSQADLEMCKKTFVNLVSDSIDGGDSLGAEDSLGDSMDMLAMKNLNMNKDKMKWNSEADMLSSVEEDPEFCMKAVGALYQQEIPEDEIYPKGLVD; encoded by the exons ATGAAGACTCGCAAGATGGCTGCTGCTGCACAACAAGAGGCTTGCAGATACAGAGGAAACATATGCAAGATTTTAAGTGGTGATAATCATCTACAGTTCTGTGATAAACATTACAAGTTTCATACTGATTTTCTGAGAAACAATCCCTCGATTCTGAAGAAGTGGCATCATGATCTTCTTGGGTCTGACAGTACTCCAGAtctaacgaagaagaagaagaggaagcaggCTCCCGATCAGCAGAGATCCATCCTACCTCCAGACGAAGAGCGTTGTTGTAGAAATGATGGAATGATATGGAGATGTAAGAATTTCAGGATGAAGACTAAAAGTTATTGTCAACAACATTGCACTTCTATTTTTCTGCATAACAAGAATCGtcttatgaagaagaagaagaataagaagaacagTGGATCTGATTTTTCTAAGAAGAAGAGGAACAGTGGATCTGATTCAAATTGCACTAAACGGCCGGGGAAACGGCAGCTGACGGACCAACCATCTACTAGTAATCCTTCCACCAGCT CTGATGGAATTGTAGGTGCTGGTTCTGTCAAAATTGGTGCAAAGAGGAAAAGAGTTGAAAGAATGTCAGGAGAACTAAAATCATTCACAGGAATTAGGGAAACTAGGGCCTCGAAACGGAGGAAGATGTTAATGGAAGGTGGTGAAACAAGTAATCAACCAGCTACAAATGATAACTTTGAAT CTGATGGAATTGTAGGTGGTGCTTCTGCTGAAATTGGTGCAAAGAGGAAAAGACTTGAAAAAATGTCAGGAGAACCAAAATCATTGACAGGAATTAGGGAAACTAGGGCCTCGAAACGGTGGAAGATGTTAATGGAAGGTGGTGAAACAAGTAACCAACCAGCTGCAAATGATAACTTTGAAT CTGATGCAATCGTAGGTGGTGCTTCTGCTGAAATTGGGTCAAAGGGGAAAAATGTCGAAAGAACAAAAGGGTCTGGAGAACCTGTAATTGAATTGGAGAGCGTGAACCTTTATAAAAGTAACTGCTTTGAATTATCTATGGAGCCTGAGAAGAATAAGGTGGAGCTTGAGAAGAATCAAGTAGAGCTTGAGAAGAATCAAGTAGAGCTTGAGAAGAATGAAGTAGAGATTGAGAAGAAAAAGGTGGAGGTTGAGAAGAATAAGATGGAGCCTGAGAAGAATAAGATGGAGCCTGAGAAGGTGGAAGCGGAGCTTGAGAAGAATGAAGTAGAGCTTGAGACGAATGAAGTAGAGATTGAGAAGAAAAAGGTGGAGCTTGAGAAGAATAAGATGGAGCCTGAGAAG AATAAGATGGAGCCTGAGAAGAATAAGATGGAGCCTGAGAAGGTGAAAGCGGAGCTTGAGAAGAATGAAGTAGAGCTTGAGACGAATGAAGTAGAGCTTGAGAAGAAAAAGGTGGAGCTTGAGAAGAATAAGATGGAGCCTGAGAAGAATAAGGTGGAGCTTGAGAAGAACGAAGTAGAGCTTGAGACGAATGCAGTAGAGCTTGAGATGAATGCAGTAGAGCTTGGGAAGAAAAAGCTGGAGCTTGAGAAGAATAAGATGGAGCCTGAGAAGAATAAGGCGGAGCTTGAGAAGAATGAAGTAGAGCTTGAGAAGAATGAGGTGGAGCGTGAGGAGAATGAGGTGGAGCgtgagaagaataaggttgagCTTGAGAAGAATGAAGTAGAGCTTGAGAAGAATGAGGTGGAGCGTGAGAAGAATAAGATGGAGCCTGAGAAGAATAAGATGGAGCTTGAGAAGCATGAAGTAGAGCTTGAGAAGAAAAAGGTGGAGCTTGAGAAGAATAAGATGGAGCTTGAGAAGAATGAAGTAGAGCTTGAGACGAATGAAGTAGAGCTTGAGAAGAAAAAGGTGGAGCTTGAGAAGAATAAGATGGAGCCTGAGAAGAATAAGATGGAGCCCGAGAAGGTGAAAGCGGAGCTTGAGAAGAATGAAGTAGAGCTTGAGAAGAAAAAGGTGGAGCTTGAGAAGAATAAGATGGAGCCTGAGATGAATAAGGTGGAGCTTGAGAAGCCTGAGAAGAATAAGGTGGAGCTTGAGAAGGTGAAAGCGGAGCTTGAGAAGAACGAAGTAGAGCTTGAGACGAATGCAGTAGAGCTTGGGAAGAAAAAGGTGGAGGTTGAGAAGAATAAGATGGAGCCTGAGAAGAATAAGGTGGAGCTTGAGAAGAATGAAGTAGAGCTTGAGAAGAATGAGGTAGAGCGTGAGAAGAATAAGATGGAGCCTGAGAAGAATAAGTTGGAGCTTGAGAAGCATGAAGTAGAGCTTGAGAAGAATAAGATGGAGCTTGAGAAGAATAAAGTAGATCCTGAGAAAATGAAAGTGGAGCTTGAGAAGAAGAAGGTAGAGTGCACTGAATTCCAGGATAAATTAGCGGAGGTAGAAGAAACTAGAAAGAGTACTTCTAAAGATGAGAATGCAACTGAATTATGGAGAATGAAGTGTTCCAATTCGGAGATTCTAGTCCAAAGAATGGAAAATGAAAATTCAACAATTGGATGTGTTGAGACACGCATTTCTAATTTGGTGAGCCTAGTCCCGGGGAATGGAAAAGAAAGTTCGATATTGAGATGTCAAGAACTGAGTTACTCTGAAAAGATAGAGTCTGAAGCGCGGGGTTTGCAGAATGAAATTACTCAAACTGGTGAAAAGCAAAGAGATGAAAACATGAGCAAACCTAATGCTGAAACCAGAGGTGAAGGGAGCAAGGATTCTCGTGCGTATGAACTGAAAGCCGAGGAGAAAGTGCTGAATGTTGAAGAAGGGAAGGGTTGGGGCTGTTTGGAAGAGAGACCATCTCAACATGGATCATCATCTCAAGCTGATCTGGAAATGTGTAAGAAGACTTTCGTGAACTTGGTCTCTGACTCAATTGACGGTGGTGATAGTCTTGGCGCGGAAGATTCTCTTGGTGACTCAATGGATATGCTGgcgatgaaaaatttgaatatgaacaaagacaaaatgaaatggaattctGAGGCTGATATGCTTTCTTCAGTTGAAGAGGACCCTGAGTTTTGTATGAAAGCTGTTGGTGCTCTCTATCAACAGGAAATACCCGAAGATGAAATATATCCCAAGGGATTGGTCGATTGA
- the LOC113333920 gene encoding trichohyalin-like isoform X3: protein MKTRKMAAAAQQEACRYRGNICKILSGDNHLQFCDKHYKFHTDFLRNNPSILKKWHHDLLGSDSTPDLTKKKKRKQAPDQQRSILPPDEERCCRNDGMIWRCKNFRMKTKSYCQQHCTSIFLHNKNRLMKKKKNKKNSGSDFSKKKRNSGSDSNCTKRPGKRQLTDQPSTSNPSTSSDGIVGAGSVKIGAKRKRVERMSGELKSFTGIRETRASKRRKMLMEGGETSNQPATNDNFESDGIVGGASAEIGAKRKRLEKMSGEPKSLTGIRETRASKRWKMLMEGGETSNQPAANDNFESDAIVGGASAEIGSKGKNVERTKGSGEPVIELESVNLYKSNCFELSMEPEKNKVELEKNQVELEKNQVELEKNEVEIEKKKVELEKNKMEPEKVEAELEKNEVELETNEVEIEKKKVELEKNKMEPEKNKMEPEKVKAELEKNEVELETNEVELEKKKVELEKNKMEPEKNKVELEKNEVELETNAVELEMNAVELGKKKLELEKNKMEPEKNKAELEKNEVELEKNEVEREENEVEREKNKVELEKNEVELEKNEVEREKNKMEPEKNKMELEKHEVELEKKKVELEKNKMELEKNEVELETNEVELEKKKVELEKNKMEPEKNKMEPEKVKAELEKNEVELEKKKVELEKNKMEPEMNKVELEKPEKNKVELEKVKAELEKNEVELETNAVELGKKKVEVEKNKMEPEKNKVELEKNEVELEKNEVEREKNKMEPEKNKLELEKHEVELEKNKMELEKNKVDPEKMKVELEKKKVECTEFQDKLAEVEETRKSTSKDENATELWRMKCSNSEILVQRMENENSTIGCVETRISNLVSLVPGNGKESSILRCQELSYSEKIESEARGLQNEITQTGEKQRDENMSKPNAETRGEGSKDSRAYELKAEEKVLNVEEGKGWGCLEERPSQHGSSSQADLEMCKKTFVNLVSDSIDGGDSLGAEDSLGDSMDMLAMKNLNMNKDKMKWNSEADMLSSVEEDPEFCMKAVGALYQQEIPEDEIYPKGLVD from the exons ATGAAGACTCGCAAGATGGCTGCTGCTGCACAACAAGAGGCTTGCAGATACAGAGGAAACATATGCAAGATTTTAAGTGGTGATAATCATCTACAGTTCTGTGATAAACATTACAAGTTTCATACTGATTTTCTGAGAAACAATCCCTCGATTCTGAAGAAGTGGCATCATGATCTTCTTGGGTCTGACAGTACTCCAGAtctaacgaagaagaagaagaggaagcaggCTCCCGATCAGCAGAGATCCATCCTACCTCCAGACGAAGAGCGTTGTTGTAGAAATGATGGAATGATATGGAGATGTAAGAATTTCAGGATGAAGACTAAAAGTTATTGTCAACAACATTGCACTTCTATTTTTCTGCATAACAAGAATCGtcttatgaagaagaagaagaataagaagaacagTGGATCTGATTTTTCTAAGAAGAAGAGGAACAGTGGATCTGATTCAAATTGCACTAAACGGCCGGGGAAACGGCAGCTGACGGACCAACCATCTACTAGTAATCCTTCCACCAGCT CTGATGGAATTGTAGGTGCTGGTTCTGTCAAAATTGGTGCAAAGAGGAAAAGAGTTGAAAGAATGTCAGGAGAACTAAAATCATTCACAGGAATTAGGGAAACTAGGGCCTCGAAACGGAGGAAGATGTTAATGGAAGGTGGTGAAACAAGTAATCAACCAGCTACAAATGATAACTTTGAAT CTGATGGAATTGTAGGTGGTGCTTCTGCTGAAATTGGTGCAAAGAGGAAAAGACTTGAAAAAATGTCAGGAGAACCAAAATCATTGACAGGAATTAGGGAAACTAGGGCCTCGAAACGGTGGAAGATGTTAATGGAAGGTGGTGAAACAAGTAACCAACCAGCTGCAAATGATAACTTTGAAT CTGATGCAATCGTAGGTGGTGCTTCTGCTGAAATTGGGTCAAAGGGGAAAAATGTCGAAAGAACAAAAGGGTCTGGAGAACCTGTAATTGAATTGGAGAGCGTGAACCTTTATAAAAGTAACTGCTTTGAATTATCTATGGAGCCTGAGAAGAATAAGGTGGAGCTTGAGAAGAATCAAGTAGAGCTTGAGAAGAATCAAGTAGAGCTTGAGAAGAATGAAGTAGAGATTGAGAAGAAAAAG GTGGAGCTTGAGAAGAATAAGATGGAGCCTGAGAAGGTGGAAGCGGAGCTTGAGAAGAATGAAGTAGAGCTTGAGACGAATGAAGTAGAGATTGAGAAGAAAAAGGTGGAGCTTGAGAAGAATAAGATGGAGCCTGAGAAGAATAAGATGGAGCCTGAGAAGGTGAAAGCGGAGCTTGAGAAGAATGAAGTAGAGCTTGAGACGAATGAAGTAGAGCTTGAGAAGAAAAAGGTGGAGCTTGAGAAGAATAAGATGGAGCCTGAGAAGAATAAGGTGGAGCTTGAGAAGAACGAAGTAGAGCTTGAGACGAATGCAGTAGAGCTTGAGATGAATGCAGTAGAGCTTGGGAAGAAAAAGCTGGAGCTTGAGAAGAATAAGATGGAGCCTGAGAAGAATAAGGCGGAGCTTGAGAAGAATGAAGTAGAGCTTGAGAAGAATGAGGTGGAGCGTGAGGAGAATGAGGTGGAGCgtgagaagaataaggttgagCTTGAGAAGAATGAAGTAGAGCTTGAGAAGAATGAGGTGGAGCGTGAGAAGAATAAGATGGAGCCTGAGAAGAATAAGATGGAGCTTGAGAAGCATGAAGTAGAGCTTGAGAAGAAAAAGGTGGAGCTTGAGAAGAATAAGATGGAGCTTGAGAAGAATGAAGTAGAGCTTGAGACGAATGAAGTAGAGCTTGAGAAGAAAAAGGTGGAGCTTGAGAAGAATAAGATGGAGCCTGAGAAGAATAAGATGGAGCCCGAGAAGGTGAAAGCGGAGCTTGAGAAGAATGAAGTAGAGCTTGAGAAGAAAAAGGTGGAGCTTGAGAAGAATAAGATGGAGCCTGAGATGAATAAGGTGGAGCTTGAGAAGCCTGAGAAGAATAAGGTGGAGCTTGAGAAGGTGAAAGCGGAGCTTGAGAAGAACGAAGTAGAGCTTGAGACGAATGCAGTAGAGCTTGGGAAGAAAAAGGTGGAGGTTGAGAAGAATAAGATGGAGCCTGAGAAGAATAAGGTGGAGCTTGAGAAGAATGAAGTAGAGCTTGAGAAGAATGAGGTAGAGCGTGAGAAGAATAAGATGGAGCCTGAGAAGAATAAGTTGGAGCTTGAGAAGCATGAAGTAGAGCTTGAGAAGAATAAGATGGAGCTTGAGAAGAATAAAGTAGATCCTGAGAAAATGAAAGTGGAGCTTGAGAAGAAGAAGGTAGAGTGCACTGAATTCCAGGATAAATTAGCGGAGGTAGAAGAAACTAGAAAGAGTACTTCTAAAGATGAGAATGCAACTGAATTATGGAGAATGAAGTGTTCCAATTCGGAGATTCTAGTCCAAAGAATGGAAAATGAAAATTCAACAATTGGATGTGTTGAGACACGCATTTCTAATTTGGTGAGCCTAGTCCCGGGGAATGGAAAAGAAAGTTCGATATTGAGATGTCAAGAACTGAGTTACTCTGAAAAGATAGAGTCTGAAGCGCGGGGTTTGCAGAATGAAATTACTCAAACTGGTGAAAAGCAAAGAGATGAAAACATGAGCAAACCTAATGCTGAAACCAGAGGTGAAGGGAGCAAGGATTCTCGTGCGTATGAACTGAAAGCCGAGGAGAAAGTGCTGAATGTTGAAGAAGGGAAGGGTTGGGGCTGTTTGGAAGAGAGACCATCTCAACATGGATCATCATCTCAAGCTGATCTGGAAATGTGTAAGAAGACTTTCGTGAACTTGGTCTCTGACTCAATTGACGGTGGTGATAGTCTTGGCGCGGAAGATTCTCTTGGTGACTCAATGGATATGCTGgcgatgaaaaatttgaatatgaacaaagacaaaatgaaatggaattctGAGGCTGATATGCTTTCTTCAGTTGAAGAGGACCCTGAGTTTTGTATGAAAGCTGTTGGTGCTCTCTATCAACAGGAAATACCCGAAGATGAAATATATCCCAAGGGATTGGTCGATTGA
- the LOC113333920 gene encoding trichohyalin-like isoform X1 has protein sequence MKTRKMAAAAQQEACRYRGNICKILSGDNHLQFCDKHYKFHTDFLRNNPSILKKWHHDLLGSDSTPDLTKKKKRKQAPDQQRSILPPDEERCCRNDGMIWRCKNFRMKTKSYCQQHCTSIFLHNKNRLMKKKKNKKNSGSDFSKKKRNSGSDSNCTKRPGKRQLTDQPSTSNPSTSSDGIVGAGSVKIGAKRKRVERMSGELKSFTGIRETRASKRRKMLMEGGETSNQPATNDNFESDGIVGGASAEIGAKRKRLEKMSGEPKSLTGIRETRASKRWKMLMEGGETSNQPAANDNFESDAIVGGASAEIGSKGKNVERTKGSGEPVIELESVNLYKSNCFELSMEPEKNKVELEKNQVELEKNQVELEKNEVEIEKKKVEVEKNKMEPEKNKMEPEKVEAELEKNEVELETNEVEIEKKKVELEKNKMEPEKVEAELEKNEVELETNEVEIEKKKVELEKNKMEPEKNKMEPEKVKAELEKNEVELETNEVELEKKKVELEKNKMEPEKNKVELEKNEVELETNAVELEMNAVELGKKKLELEKNKMEPEKNKAELEKNEVELEKNEVEREENEVEREKNKVELEKNEVELEKNEVEREKNKMEPEKNKMELEKHEVELEKKKVELEKNKMELEKNEVELETNEVELEKKKVELEKNKMEPEKNKMEPEKVKAELEKNEVELEKKKVELEKNKMEPEMNKVELEKPEKNKVELEKVKAELEKNEVELETNAVELGKKKVEVEKNKMEPEKNKVELEKNEVELEKNEVEREKNKMEPEKNKLELEKHEVELEKNKMELEKNKVDPEKMKVELEKKKVECTEFQDKLAEVEETRKSTSKDENATELWRMKCSNSEILVQRMENENSTIGCVETRISNLVSLVPGNGKESSILRCQELSYSEKIESEARGLQNEITQTGEKQRDENMSKPNAETRGEGSKDSRAYELKAEEKVLNVEEGKGWGCLEERPSQHGSSSQADLEMCKKTFVNLVSDSIDGGDSLGAEDSLGDSMDMLAMKNLNMNKDKMKWNSEADMLSSVEEDPEFCMKAVGALYQQEIPEDEIYPKGLVD, from the exons ATGAAGACTCGCAAGATGGCTGCTGCTGCACAACAAGAGGCTTGCAGATACAGAGGAAACATATGCAAGATTTTAAGTGGTGATAATCATCTACAGTTCTGTGATAAACATTACAAGTTTCATACTGATTTTCTGAGAAACAATCCCTCGATTCTGAAGAAGTGGCATCATGATCTTCTTGGGTCTGACAGTACTCCAGAtctaacgaagaagaagaagaggaagcaggCTCCCGATCAGCAGAGATCCATCCTACCTCCAGACGAAGAGCGTTGTTGTAGAAATGATGGAATGATATGGAGATGTAAGAATTTCAGGATGAAGACTAAAAGTTATTGTCAACAACATTGCACTTCTATTTTTCTGCATAACAAGAATCGtcttatgaagaagaagaagaataagaagaacagTGGATCTGATTTTTCTAAGAAGAAGAGGAACAGTGGATCTGATTCAAATTGCACTAAACGGCCGGGGAAACGGCAGCTGACGGACCAACCATCTACTAGTAATCCTTCCACCAGCT CTGATGGAATTGTAGGTGCTGGTTCTGTCAAAATTGGTGCAAAGAGGAAAAGAGTTGAAAGAATGTCAGGAGAACTAAAATCATTCACAGGAATTAGGGAAACTAGGGCCTCGAAACGGAGGAAGATGTTAATGGAAGGTGGTGAAACAAGTAATCAACCAGCTACAAATGATAACTTTGAAT CTGATGGAATTGTAGGTGGTGCTTCTGCTGAAATTGGTGCAAAGAGGAAAAGACTTGAAAAAATGTCAGGAGAACCAAAATCATTGACAGGAATTAGGGAAACTAGGGCCTCGAAACGGTGGAAGATGTTAATGGAAGGTGGTGAAACAAGTAACCAACCAGCTGCAAATGATAACTTTGAAT CTGATGCAATCGTAGGTGGTGCTTCTGCTGAAATTGGGTCAAAGGGGAAAAATGTCGAAAGAACAAAAGGGTCTGGAGAACCTGTAATTGAATTGGAGAGCGTGAACCTTTATAAAAGTAACTGCTTTGAATTATCTATGGAGCCTGAGAAGAATAAGGTGGAGCTTGAGAAGAATCAAGTAGAGCTTGAGAAGAATCAAGTAGAGCTTGAGAAGAATGAAGTAGAGATTGAGAAGAAAAAGGTGGAGGTTGAGAAGAATAAGATGGAGCCTGAGAAGAATAAGATGGAGCCTGAGAAGGTGGAAGCGGAGCTTGAGAAGAATGAAGTAGAGCTTGAGACGAATGAAGTAGAGATTGAGAAGAAAAAGGTGGAGCTTGAGAAGAATAAGATGGAGCCTGAGAAGGTGGAAGCGGAGCTTGAGAAGAATGAAGTAGAGCTTGAGACGAATGAAGTAGAGATTGAGAAGAAAAAGGTGGAGCTTGAGAAGAATAAGATGGAGCCTGAGAAGAATAAGATGGAGCCTGAGAAGGTGAAAGCGGAGCTTGAGAAGAATGAAGTAGAGCTTGAGACGAATGAAGTAGAGCTTGAGAAGAAAAAGGTGGAGCTTGAGAAGAATAAGATGGAGCCTGAGAAGAATAAGGTGGAGCTTGAGAAGAACGAAGTAGAGCTTGAGACGAATGCAGTAGAGCTTGAGATGAATGCAGTAGAGCTTGGGAAGAAAAAGCTGGAGCTTGAGAAGAATAAGATGGAGCCTGAGAAGAATAAGGCGGAGCTTGAGAAGAATGAAGTAGAGCTTGAGAAGAATGAGGTGGAGCGTGAGGAGAATGAGGTGGAGCgtgagaagaataaggttgagCTTGAGAAGAATGAAGTAGAGCTTGAGAAGAATGAGGTGGAGCGTGAGAAGAATAAGATGGAGCCTGAGAAGAATAAGATGGAGCTTGAGAAGCATGAAGTAGAGCTTGAGAAGAAAAAGGTGGAGCTTGAGAAGAATAAGATGGAGCTTGAGAAGAATGAAGTAGAGCTTGAGACGAATGAAGTAGAGCTTGAGAAGAAAAAGGTGGAGCTTGAGAAGAATAAGATGGAGCCTGAGAAGAATAAGATGGAGCCCGAGAAGGTGAAAGCGGAGCTTGAGAAGAATGAAGTAGAGCTTGAGAAGAAAAAGGTGGAGCTTGAGAAGAATAAGATGGAGCCTGAGATGAATAAGGTGGAGCTTGAGAAGCCTGAGAAGAATAAGGTGGAGCTTGAGAAGGTGAAAGCGGAGCTTGAGAAGAACGAAGTAGAGCTTGAGACGAATGCAGTAGAGCTTGGGAAGAAAAAGGTGGAGGTTGAGAAGAATAAGATGGAGCCTGAGAAGAATAAGGTGGAGCTTGAGAAGAATGAAGTAGAGCTTGAGAAGAATGAGGTAGAGCGTGAGAAGAATAAGATGGAGCCTGAGAAGAATAAGTTGGAGCTTGAGAAGCATGAAGTAGAGCTTGAGAAGAATAAGATGGAGCTTGAGAAGAATAAAGTAGATCCTGAGAAAATGAAAGTGGAGCTTGAGAAGAAGAAGGTAGAGTGCACTGAATTCCAGGATAAATTAGCGGAGGTAGAAGAAACTAGAAAGAGTACTTCTAAAGATGAGAATGCAACTGAATTATGGAGAATGAAGTGTTCCAATTCGGAGATTCTAGTCCAAAGAATGGAAAATGAAAATTCAACAATTGGATGTGTTGAGACACGCATTTCTAATTTGGTGAGCCTAGTCCCGGGGAATGGAAAAGAAAGTTCGATATTGAGATGTCAAGAACTGAGTTACTCTGAAAAGATAGAGTCTGAAGCGCGGGGTTTGCAGAATGAAATTACTCAAACTGGTGAAAAGCAAAGAGATGAAAACATGAGCAAACCTAATGCTGAAACCAGAGGTGAAGGGAGCAAGGATTCTCGTGCGTATGAACTGAAAGCCGAGGAGAAAGTGCTGAATGTTGAAGAAGGGAAGGGTTGGGGCTGTTTGGAAGAGAGACCATCTCAACATGGATCATCATCTCAAGCTGATCTGGAAATGTGTAAGAAGACTTTCGTGAACTTGGTCTCTGACTCAATTGACGGTGGTGATAGTCTTGGCGCGGAAGATTCTCTTGGTGACTCAATGGATATGCTGgcgatgaaaaatttgaatatgaacaaagacaaaatgaaatggaattctGAGGCTGATATGCTTTCTTCAGTTGAAGAGGACCCTGAGTTTTGTATGAAAGCTGTTGGTGCTCTCTATCAACAGGAAATACCCGAAGATGAAATATATCCCAAGGGATTGGTCGATTGA